The following proteins are co-located in the Synechococcus sp. PROS-U-1 genome:
- a CDS encoding thymidylate synthase yields MESRTRTNQIGRSLAALGLLAIGVSALVAPRHGLSLDQAVPRPSQVNLSRRLLQREITLHQRSEAETLLMDFTRAQMTRHYWGEFAGSLQDLGLSAGPQLVATVEGDAVRTRLWIQPHHGTEAYLAEVERWGGRLRMRHCRGERDGVGLVHEDSCPDGWQRIHLN; encoded by the coding sequence ATGGAGTCGCGGACCCGAACCAATCAAATCGGACGTTCCCTGGCTGCTCTCGGTCTGTTGGCCATCGGGGTGAGTGCGCTCGTCGCCCCTCGTCATGGTCTTTCCTTGGATCAAGCCGTTCCACGGCCGTCGCAGGTGAACCTCAGCCGAAGGTTGTTACAGCGCGAAATCACTTTGCATCAACGCAGTGAAGCCGAAACACTGCTGATGGATTTCACCCGTGCTCAGATGACACGCCACTACTGGGGTGAATTCGCAGGCTCCTTGCAGGATCTTGGCCTTTCTGCCGGTCCACAGCTGGTTGCAACGGTGGAGGGTGATGCCGTTCGAACCCGTCTTTGGATTCAGCCTCATCACGGCACGGAGGCTTACCTGGCCGAGGTGGAGCGCTGGGGCGGTCGCCTTCGGATGCGTCACTGCCGCGGTGAACGGGATGGCGTGGGTCTGGTGCATGAAGACAGCTGCCCGGACGGATGGCAAAGGATTCACTTGAATTGA
- a CDS encoding alpha/beta hydrolase, with product MFSRLAAGLLAGASLAALAVPAEAGTKRPVRWNTGGAVWTTTSSEFKTFLTTGEVTDRALDAGINNSGWTAEEIQEGMTKTYAVDIVGVSRFLYSDDGVKFLKDQTRSYFPYWKMKSTSVVALRSAIIADSIDGEISSASIMAELPVDFRLADTCGTYDGIQNVCAPDKCEGDAQCTSLLSWYVFLPACVQANSVLPEPAARPAYVAPARPLW from the coding sequence GTGTTTTCTCGTCTCGCCGCTGGCCTTCTGGCCGGTGCCTCCCTCGCCGCTCTGGCAGTTCCTGCTGAAGCAGGAACCAAGCGTCCCGTCCGCTGGAACACCGGCGGTGCTGTGTGGACCACCACCTCTTCTGAGTTCAAGACTTTCTTGACCACCGGTGAAGTCACCGACCGTGCTCTGGATGCCGGCATCAACAACTCCGGTTGGACTGCCGAAGAAATCCAGGAAGGCATGACCAAGACCTACGCCGTCGACATCGTCGGTGTGTCCCGCTTCCTGTACTCCGACGACGGCGTCAAGTTCCTGAAGGATCAGACCCGTTCCTACTTCCCTTACTGGAAGATGAAGTCCACCTCCGTGGTGGCCCTGCGCTCCGCGATCATCGCCGACTCCATCGACGGTGAAATCTCCTCCGCCAGCATCATGGCTGAGCTGCCTGTGGACTTCCGCCTGGCTGACACCTGCGGCACCTACGACGGCATCCAGAACGTCTGCGCCCCCGACAAGTGCGAAGGCGACGCCCAGTGCACCTCCCTGCTGTCCTGGTACGTCTTCCTGCCCGCTTGCGTGCAGGCCAACTCCGTGCTGCCCGAGCCCGCTGCTCGTCCCGCTTACGTCGCTCCTGCCCGTCCCCTCTGGTGA
- a CDS encoding type III pantothenate kinase, with protein MSERGGGRALLIGNSRWHWAQRNQNGVQVDHGAPDPERIGIEPPIWAAVGPVPEQLRAHQDLRILLEDVPLLKAPPWLGVDRALGAWMAWRCSQERQLDCSRGLLLVDAGTVLSLTRLDADGCFAGGQLIPGYRLQLRAMAEGTVGLPSTSEFAEDVFPQDVFPQETVAAMQRGVLQALLASIAEAQQHSRGLVWICGGDANLLQTHWRGASELLQVEGDLQLQALLDLAAGISSS; from the coding sequence GTGTCTGAACGGGGCGGCGGCCGCGCTCTTCTGATTGGCAACAGTCGCTGGCACTGGGCCCAGCGCAATCAGAACGGAGTCCAGGTTGACCACGGGGCCCCAGACCCCGAGCGCATTGGCATCGAGCCTCCGATCTGGGCGGCGGTGGGGCCGGTGCCCGAGCAGCTCAGGGCTCACCAGGACCTGCGCATTCTTCTGGAGGATGTTCCGTTGCTGAAAGCACCGCCCTGGTTGGGTGTGGATCGAGCTCTCGGGGCCTGGATGGCCTGGCGATGCAGCCAGGAGCGACAGCTCGACTGTTCCAGGGGTCTGCTTCTGGTGGATGCAGGCACCGTGTTGAGCCTTACCCGGTTGGATGCAGATGGTTGTTTTGCCGGAGGGCAGCTGATTCCGGGGTATCGGCTTCAGCTCAGGGCCATGGCGGAGGGAACTGTCGGCCTTCCATCAACTTCGGAGTTTGCTGAAGACGTCTTCCCCCAAGACGTCTTTCCACAAGAGACGGTGGCGGCCATGCAGCGTGGTGTGCTGCAGGCCTTGCTGGCCTCCATCGCGGAAGCCCAGCAACACTCGAGAGGGTTGGTGTGGATCTGCGGCGGTGACGCCAACCTGTTGCAGACGCATTGGAGAGGTGCCTCTGAGTTGTTGCAGGTGGAGGGTGATCTTCAGCTGCAAGCGCTGTTGGATCTGGCCGCGGGCATCAGCTCAAGTTGA
- a CDS encoding NAD(P)/FAD-dependent oxidoreductase, with product MRSPSSTSDAVVIVGGGFGGLFTALALQRRQPGCPIVLIEPRDRFLFQPLLYELLSDELQTWEVAPRYDQLLNNGICWIQDTVVRIEQTCQTIELASGDRLGWAQLVLATGSRPNDFGIPGVQAHSSGFRDLKDVGRLKQWLNSLGQQRDGNAGLIVVGAGPTGVELACKMADLIDGAASVRLVEMGDEILPSSTAFNRERAQAGLERKGVVVQLNTSVSEVTSSTAVLANGSVLRHSGLIWTAGSNPSIPAISPTPVLERGRLAVDADLRMVGSTNSFALGDISARPGSPWPASAQVAMQQGDATAAAIASLRIGEEPQPFQFEDRGEMLSLGVGDATLTGMGLTLAGPLAFQLRRATYLTRLPGLSLGLRSAGAWLLSR from the coding sequence ATGCGTTCACCCTCGTCCACGTCGGATGCCGTGGTGATCGTTGGCGGTGGATTCGGGGGACTGTTCACAGCTCTTGCACTTCAGCGACGGCAGCCCGGCTGCCCCATCGTTCTGATCGAACCGCGCGATCGGTTTCTGTTTCAACCGCTGCTCTACGAACTGCTCAGTGATGAACTTCAAACCTGGGAGGTCGCTCCCCGCTACGACCAGCTGCTGAACAACGGCATCTGCTGGATTCAAGACACCGTTGTTCGCATCGAGCAAACCTGCCAGACCATCGAACTCGCCTCGGGCGACCGGTTGGGCTGGGCCCAACTGGTGCTGGCGACGGGCTCCAGACCGAATGATTTCGGCATTCCAGGCGTGCAGGCGCACAGCTCTGGCTTCCGTGATCTGAAGGATGTCGGCCGCCTGAAGCAATGGCTCAACAGTCTGGGCCAACAGCGTGATGGAAACGCGGGTCTGATCGTTGTTGGCGCTGGTCCCACCGGCGTGGAACTGGCGTGCAAGATGGCTGACCTCATCGATGGGGCTGCCAGCGTTCGGTTGGTGGAAATGGGCGATGAAATCCTGCCCAGCAGCACGGCGTTCAACCGGGAGAGGGCCCAGGCAGGGCTCGAACGCAAAGGGGTGGTGGTCCAACTGAACACCAGCGTGAGCGAAGTGACGTCCAGCACTGCCGTTCTGGCGAATGGTTCCGTGCTGCGTCACTCCGGATTGATCTGGACTGCAGGGAGCAACCCCTCCATACCAGCGATTTCACCCACACCTGTGCTGGAACGGGGGCGTCTCGCCGTTGACGCGGACCTGCGCATGGTGGGCAGCACCAACAGCTTTGCTCTTGGGGATATTTCAGCCCGGCCAGGCAGCCCGTGGCCCGCCAGCGCCCAGGTGGCCATGCAACAGGGAGATGCCACCGCCGCAGCCATCGCGAGCCTGCGGATAGGGGAGGAACCGCAACCCTTCCAATTTGAAGATCGTGGCGAAATGCTCAGCCTCGGCGTCGGTGACGCCACCCTGACGGGCATGGGGCTCACCCTGGCCGGCCCGCTGGCGTTTCAGTTGCGCCGGGCCACGTACCTGACCCGCTTGCCTGGGCTCTCCCTGGGACTGCGCTCAGCAGGCGCCTGGTTGCTGAGCCGTTGA
- the hflX gene encoding GTPase HflX encodes MKQSHLGGRCRGLRPSQQHQLERLSHRRHPEDCGADLLSLERLADLVLDLEMPLHLVLDGRGLCRLLWLGPLTGSDSPLQHLPATPRRSSGGWRLISCPFSRKGLHQDPRDAVVALDLAPRHWLRFAPCPAADGGRPAELLIPDPLQPDGWREFEQGDLRDLCTLTPDEPQHPTVKAAAGEERVLLLTLISGDEQRDQRDLAELEGLVRSAGAVPVARTSQRRGQANPQTLWGSGKLQEAALEIRRCQASLVITDRELTPVQARNLERLLSCPVSDRSELILDIFAQRAGSAAGRLQVELAQLRYRLPRLLGRGSSLSRQGGGIGTRGPGETQLEKDRRAISRRIERLLRDQRQLQSHRSRLRDQRRGLPRVALVGYTNAGKSSLLNALCGKRASDRVLAENKLFATLDPTTRKLDLPCPGARPQRLLLTDTVGFIRDLPAPLVEAFRATLEEALDADVLLLVLDLADPDWQGHLDTVHRLLDDLGSTALRRVIANQIDRCEATAIEAIHEREPDALFLSAARGDGLKGLQQWLREQFFDPGAESPQLTTGETPPWPS; translated from the coding sequence TTGAAGCAATCCCACCTCGGCGGGCGCTGCCGCGGTCTGCGCCCCAGCCAGCAACACCAGCTGGAGCGATTGAGCCATCGCCGTCATCCCGAAGACTGTGGCGCCGACCTGCTGAGCCTCGAACGACTTGCGGATCTGGTGCTTGATTTAGAGATGCCACTGCACCTGGTGCTCGATGGACGTGGCCTCTGCCGCCTGCTCTGGCTGGGCCCCCTCACCGGAAGCGATTCCCCGCTGCAGCACCTGCCAGCAACGCCGCGGCGCAGCAGCGGCGGGTGGCGCCTGATCAGCTGCCCCTTCTCCCGCAAAGGGCTTCACCAAGATCCCCGCGACGCCGTGGTCGCCCTCGACCTTGCCCCCAGGCACTGGCTGCGCTTTGCGCCATGCCCCGCGGCCGATGGCGGCCGCCCGGCCGAACTGCTCATCCCTGATCCACTGCAGCCCGATGGCTGGAGGGAGTTCGAGCAGGGCGACCTGCGCGACCTGTGCACGCTCACCCCAGACGAGCCCCAACATCCAACCGTCAAAGCCGCGGCCGGAGAGGAACGGGTGCTGCTGCTCACGTTGATCAGTGGCGATGAGCAGCGCGACCAGCGGGATCTGGCTGAGCTGGAAGGGCTGGTGCGCAGTGCCGGCGCCGTCCCGGTGGCCCGGACCAGCCAGCGCCGGGGCCAGGCCAATCCCCAGACACTCTGGGGATCCGGAAAACTCCAGGAAGCCGCCCTCGAGATCCGCCGCTGCCAGGCCTCCCTAGTGATCACCGACCGGGAGCTCACCCCGGTGCAGGCTCGCAATCTGGAACGGCTGCTCAGCTGCCCGGTCTCCGACCGCAGTGAGCTGATCCTGGACATCTTTGCCCAGCGGGCCGGCAGTGCGGCAGGGCGGCTCCAGGTGGAACTGGCCCAACTGCGCTATCGGTTACCGCGGCTGCTGGGGCGTGGAAGCAGCCTGTCGCGACAGGGCGGTGGCATCGGCACCCGCGGCCCGGGGGAAACTCAGCTGGAAAAAGACCGTCGTGCCATCAGCCGTCGCATCGAACGGCTGCTGCGGGACCAGCGCCAACTTCAATCCCACCGCAGCCGACTGCGGGATCAGCGGCGTGGTCTGCCGCGGGTGGCCCTGGTCGGTTATACGAACGCTGGCAAATCCAGCCTGCTCAATGCCTTGTGTGGCAAGCGGGCCAGTGATCGCGTGCTGGCGGAGAACAAGTTGTTCGCCACCCTGGATCCCACCACGCGCAAACTCGACCTGCCCTGCCCTGGGGCGCGCCCCCAACGGCTACTGCTCACCGACACGGTGGGCTTCATTCGCGATCTCCCCGCCCCATTGGTGGAAGCCTTCCGCGCCACGCTCGAAGAGGCACTGGACGCGGATGTACTGCTTTTGGTTCTGGATCTCGCCGACCCCGACTGGCAAGGCCACCTGGACACCGTGCATCGCCTGCTCGATGACCTCGGCAGCACCGCCCTGCGCCGGGTCATCGCCAATCAAATCGACCGTTGCGAGGCAACTGCCATCGAAGCGATTCATGAGCGGGAGCCCGATGCCCTGTTCCTCTCCGCCGCTCGGGG
- the bcp gene encoding thioredoxin-dependent thiol peroxidase has protein sequence MSLQIGDAAPDFTLPDQNGDSVSLASLRGQKVVLYFYPKDDTPGCTKEACNFRDRWDQLKANNITVLGISKDGATSHGKFISKHELPFTLLTDVEPCAVASLYESYGLKKFMGREYMGMMRHTFLIDENGKLERIYLKVKAATMADTLISDLNLS, from the coding sequence GTGAGCCTGCAAATCGGCGACGCCGCCCCTGACTTCACCCTTCCCGATCAAAACGGTGATTCCGTCAGCCTCGCTTCACTGCGCGGACAGAAAGTTGTTCTGTATTTCTATCCAAAGGACGACACCCCTGGATGCACCAAAGAGGCCTGCAACTTCCGCGATCGCTGGGATCAACTGAAGGCCAACAACATCACCGTTCTGGGCATCAGCAAAGACGGAGCCACCTCCCACGGCAAATTCATCAGCAAACACGAGCTCCCCTTCACGCTGCTCACCGATGTGGAGCCCTGTGCCGTCGCCAGCCTTTATGAGAGCTATGGGCTGAAGAAATTCATGGGGCGCGAATACATGGGGATGATGCGCCACACCTTTTTGATTGATGAAAACGGCAAGCTCGAGCGGATTTATCTCAAGGTCAAAGCAGCGACCATGGCCGACACCCTGATCAGCGATCTCAACTTGAGCTGA
- a CDS encoding phosphoadenylyl-sulfate reductase, translated as MTEAPDAMVPMAVQNDLRNGRKLLETMEPQQRLAWGLDQFGDRFALTTSFGIQSAVLLHMLSALKGGDAVPVIWIDTGYLPAETYAYADQLTHQLKIRLVVSQSKMSPARMEALHGRLWESGSVDDMETYHRIRKVEPLEQALNDLDTRCWASGVRRGQTDHRRSMTALDRIRERWSLRPLLEWTQRDVYYYMQSNNLPQHPLFEQGYSTVGDWHSSGPDVGDLSGRDTRFGGLKQECGIHLPQDAVEGLMGEGI; from the coding sequence ATGACGGAGGCCCCCGACGCAATGGTGCCCATGGCGGTGCAAAACGACTTGCGTAATGGGCGCAAGCTGCTGGAGACCATGGAGCCGCAGCAGCGTCTTGCCTGGGGGTTGGATCAGTTTGGTGATCGCTTTGCACTCACCACCAGTTTCGGGATTCAATCGGCTGTGCTCCTGCACATGCTGAGCGCGCTTAAGGGGGGTGACGCTGTTCCGGTGATTTGGATTGACACCGGATATCTCCCCGCGGAGACCTACGCCTACGCCGACCAGCTCACCCATCAGTTGAAGATTCGTCTGGTGGTCAGTCAGAGCAAGATGTCTCCGGCACGGATGGAGGCCCTGCATGGCCGGCTCTGGGAGTCCGGCAGCGTCGACGACATGGAGACATACCACCGGATCCGCAAGGTGGAACCTCTGGAGCAGGCGCTGAATGACCTCGATACGCGCTGCTGGGCCAGCGGCGTGCGGCGTGGTCAGACCGATCACCGCCGCTCGATGACGGCGTTGGACCGGATTCGGGAGCGTTGGTCCTTAAGACCCTTGCTCGAGTGGACCCAGCGCGATGTCTATTACTACATGCAATCGAACAATCTCCCTCAGCATCCGTTGTTCGAGCAGGGCTATTCCACCGTGGGGGACTGGCATTCCAGTGGCCCAGACGTGGGCGATCTGAGTGGCCGCGACACGCGATTCGGGGGGCTGAAGCAGGAGTGTGGAATCCATCTCCCCCAGGACGCCGTTGAAGGGCTGATGGGTGAAGGCATCTGA
- a CDS encoding AAA family ATPase, which translates to MGQDLFAFHGEQQRRRLAPLADRMRPRTLEEFEGQSGILADGRLLRRAIKADRVGNLILHGPPGVGKTTLARIIANHTRAHFSSLNAVLAGVKDLRIEVDAARQRLERHGLRTILFIDEVHRFNSAQQDALLPWVENGTVTLIGATTENPYFEVNKALVSRSRLFRLLPLEPEDLKRLLQRALADGERGYGDRSIFISSDAADHLVDVAGGDARSLLNALELAVESSEPDGEGVIQINLAIAEESIQQRAVLYDKHGDAHYDTISAFIKSLRGSDADAAMFWLARMVEAGENPRFIFRRMLIAAGEDIGLADPQAIVVVEACAAAFERVGLPEGLYPLAQAALYLAGTEKSNSVLGFFDALKTVRDARQQDVPGHLRDANRDGDAFGDGAGYRYPHAYAEHWVEQQYLPAALQGEVFWQPGQLGWEGERRDRMAERRAAQLAAAAELAADQPLLLSSGPDRPGVDRWVQRQLGQEGERLQRLRERLWRDIPWTRRDRVLLLGMRSLIWAIDPLRAAPEGGVTVLCDNEADRNRLDAQLNLLEPEHRPQLLTGNLDALPASQAFDWIGGRLAAADLQAPNWTTLLEGINRHAQPTTGLRLLLSRAELGPAGALRQSGGAAELLSPLVEQEQRWLELQQRPEELLANAGWQLSCDAWLEHLTLPGSTDLADRWLAEGSPYRQAMGEIKTEVLAELRRTLNGLGDGGLRLPMRHQLIKGNRITP; encoded by the coding sequence TTGGGTCAGGACCTCTTCGCTTTTCACGGTGAGCAGCAACGGCGGCGGCTGGCCCCCTTGGCCGACCGAATGCGTCCGCGCACGCTGGAGGAATTTGAGGGTCAGAGCGGGATCCTGGCGGACGGACGGCTCCTGCGCCGCGCCATCAAGGCCGATCGGGTTGGCAACCTGATCCTGCATGGACCGCCGGGGGTCGGCAAGACCACTCTGGCGCGGATCATTGCCAACCACACCCGCGCTCACTTCAGCAGCCTCAATGCCGTGCTCGCAGGCGTGAAGGACCTGCGGATCGAAGTGGATGCTGCACGCCAACGGCTGGAACGGCATGGATTGCGCACGATCCTGTTCATCGACGAGGTGCACCGCTTCAACAGTGCCCAGCAGGATGCCCTGTTGCCGTGGGTGGAGAACGGAACCGTCACCCTGATCGGTGCCACCACGGAGAACCCCTATTTCGAAGTCAACAAGGCGCTGGTCAGCCGCTCACGGCTGTTCCGTCTGTTGCCACTGGAGCCGGAGGATTTAAAGCGGCTGCTGCAACGCGCCCTTGCTGATGGCGAACGGGGCTACGGCGACCGGTCAATCTTCATCAGCAGTGATGCCGCCGACCACCTCGTGGACGTGGCGGGCGGCGACGCCCGCAGCCTGCTCAACGCCCTTGAACTGGCGGTGGAAAGTTCGGAGCCCGATGGCGAGGGCGTGATTCAGATCAATCTGGCCATCGCCGAGGAATCGATCCAGCAGCGGGCGGTGCTCTACGACAAGCACGGCGATGCCCACTACGACACCATCAGTGCCTTCATCAAATCGCTGCGGGGCTCAGATGCCGATGCGGCGATGTTCTGGCTGGCGCGCATGGTGGAGGCGGGCGAGAACCCGCGCTTCATTTTCCGGCGGATGCTGATCGCAGCGGGGGAAGACATCGGCCTGGCCGACCCACAGGCCATCGTTGTGGTGGAAGCCTGTGCCGCTGCCTTCGAACGGGTGGGACTGCCGGAAGGGCTCTATCCGCTGGCCCAGGCTGCCCTTTACCTGGCGGGTACAGAAAAGAGCAACAGCGTTCTGGGCTTCTTTGATGCCCTGAAAACGGTCCGCGACGCCCGACAGCAGGACGTTCCCGGGCATTTGCGCGATGCCAACCGGGACGGAGACGCCTTTGGCGACGGCGCGGGCTACCGCTACCCCCACGCCTATGCCGAACACTGGGTGGAGCAGCAATACCTCCCTGCTGCACTGCAAGGGGAGGTGTTCTGGCAACCCGGCCAACTGGGATGGGAGGGGGAACGGCGCGACCGGATGGCGGAACGCCGGGCGGCACAACTCGCCGCGGCCGCGGAACTGGCGGCCGACCAGCCCTTGCTGCTCAGCAGCGGGCCCGACCGTCCCGGTGTGGACCGCTGGGTGCAACGCCAACTTGGCCAGGAAGGGGAACGACTGCAGCGCCTGCGCGAGCGGCTCTGGCGCGACATCCCCTGGACCCGCAGGGATCGGGTGCTGCTGTTGGGGATGCGATCGCTGATCTGGGCCATCGATCCCTTAAGGGCCGCGCCAGAAGGTGGCGTGACCGTGCTCTGCGACAACGAAGCGGACCGCAACCGATTGGACGCACAGCTGAATCTGCTCGAACCGGAGCATCGACCTCAACTGCTGACTGGCAACCTCGATGCCCTGCCCGCAAGCCAAGCCTTCGACTGGATCGGCGGAAGGCTCGCTGCAGCTGACCTGCAAGCACCGAACTGGACAACGCTGTTGGAGGGGATCAACCGGCATGCCCAACCGACGACGGGGTTGCGGCTGCTGCTGAGCCGTGCAGAACTGGGTCCGGCCGGTGCTCTCCGACAGAGCGGAGGCGCAGCGGAGCTCTTGAGCCCTCTTGTGGAGCAGGAACAACGCTGGCTCGAACTCCAGCAGCGCCCTGAAGAGCTCTTGGCAAACGCAGGCTGGCAGCTCAGTTGCGACGCTTGGCTGGAACATCTGACCTTGCCGGGGAGCACAGATCTTGCGGACCGATGGCTTGCCGAGGGGTCGCCTTACCGGCAGGCCATGGGCGAGATCAAAACGGAGGTGCTTGCAGAATTGCGCCGGACGTTGAACGGCCTTGGCGACGGCGGCCTGCGACTGCCCATGCGCCATCAACTGATCAAAGGCAACCGAATCACGCCATAA